One part of the Niveispirillum cyanobacteriorum genome encodes these proteins:
- a CDS encoding substrate-binding domain-containing protein, translating into MIKPAAARGPEIEAKAAPAGRLTMADLAELAQVSKITVSRALRDSPTVKPDTRAKIQALAKEHGYKLNLSARSLRLQRSNSVAVVVEMKPSPDRPLSDPFPMALMGGICQELTSIGYAVVLTTRDGVHMPAVQTADGIILLGQGSHDEAAVQLADSDVPLVVWGAEAPEHDYVTVGSDNRQGGALAADRFVSMGRRRGLFLGDTSHAEIAQRHDGFRDALTTGGGHLVGGISCPFSIAAGSAAIARWMDGGGAAFDCLLAASDLLAIGALQALQERGIPVPERISVIGYDDTPLGACLTPPLSSVHQDWQAGGELLARRILSLINGEEVASVSLPAHLVVRGT; encoded by the coding sequence ATGATCAAGCCCGCAGCCGCCCGCGGACCCGAGATTGAAGCCAAGGCCGCACCCGCTGGTCGCTTGACCATGGCCGACCTGGCGGAATTGGCGCAGGTATCGAAGATCACGGTCTCGCGCGCGCTGCGCGACAGCCCGACGGTAAAGCCTGATACGCGGGCCAAGATCCAGGCGCTGGCCAAGGAACATGGCTATAAGCTGAACCTGTCGGCGCGCAGCCTGCGCCTGCAACGGTCCAACAGCGTGGCCGTCGTGGTGGAGATGAAGCCCAGCCCCGACCGGCCCCTGTCCGACCCGTTCCCCATGGCCCTGATGGGCGGCATCTGCCAGGAGCTGACCAGCATCGGTTATGCCGTCGTGCTGACAACGCGGGACGGGGTGCATATGCCGGCGGTGCAGACGGCGGACGGCATCATCCTGTTGGGCCAGGGCAGCCATGACGAGGCGGCGGTCCAACTGGCCGACAGCGACGTGCCCCTGGTGGTTTGGGGAGCGGAAGCACCGGAGCATGATTATGTGACTGTCGGGTCCGACAACCGACAGGGCGGGGCGCTGGCCGCCGACCGTTTTGTGTCCATGGGACGCCGGCGCGGCCTTTTCCTGGGCGACACCAGCCACGCCGAGATTGCGCAGCGCCATGATGGCTTCCGCGACGCCCTGACCACCGGTGGCGGACATCTGGTGGGCGGCATTTCCTGCCCATTCAGCATCGCGGCCGGGTCGGCAGCGATTGCCCGATGGATGGATGGGGGCGGGGCCGCGTTTGATTGTCTGTTGGCCGCCAGCGATCTTCTGGCCATCGGGGCGCTGCAGGCGCTGCAGGAACGCGGTATTCCTGTGCCGGAGCGGATTTCCGTGATCGGTTACGATGATACGCCTCTGGGGGCCTGTCTCACACCGCCGCTTTCGTCGGTACATCAGGATTGGCAGGCAGGTGGCGAGCTGCTGGCGCGGCGCATCCTTTCCCTGATCAATGGGGAGGAAGTGGCGTCGGTCAGCCTTCCCGCCCACTTGGTGGTGCGGGGGACGTGA
- the pgmB gene encoding beta-phosphoglucomutase → MRADAGDGWTIRVAGFNPETAARDESLFALANGALGVRGGIDGVDSASDGAFLAAFFEQAPIHYHEKFTGFALSTDTRVPVADAKHVRIVLDGETVTLTPDAGLVRELDLSTGRFRTAMRYKAKGGTVEITTDRLVSLARPGLLALRLIIRSLEYTGPVTLLSDLRWGRRAEGQGDDPRIGVSLGAGGVDSFPVEQDGIPAALHQTARLSRRTCVLRQGHLSGHGLSSDQPFLTLDSISQAFHADLTPGTGVELVKFAAYAWADTDEDIAGLTADAGAILAGAHAAGWDALAKEQADDLARFWADADVVIDGDAGLQQAIRFNLFHLYQSTGRDGATSIAAKGLTGEGYEGHYFWDTETFILPVLAFTAPHLARRMLEYRIGRLDRARAHARGMGHSAGALFPWRTIAGDECSAHYPSGSAQYHINADIAFAARLYEEATGDSAFLYAQAAEMLFETARIWPQVGHFNARKGGAFTIHEVTGPDEYTALVNNNFYTNAMAAAHLGHAADLYRRMGNEAPDQLAALATRIGLTDEEVALWRRAADAMYLPTDPDLGISPQDDDFLSKPVWPFADTPADKYPLLLHYHPLAIYRHQVCKQADVVLAMLLAGDRFTPALKRRNFDYYEAVTVHDSTLSPSSYGILAAELGDSEKAIRYFTETARIDLDDLHGNASHGVHMAAMAGSWLGIAWGFGGLRWQGGIARFAPILPPGWTRYGFGIAWQGRRLRVTVDQVGTTYRLLSGDALTIHHQVAPVILTTGQDTAIAHSPFPAPVKAIIFDLDGVLTDTAEGHYQAWQRLADELDVPFDREKNEALKGIDRMGSLERILADSGRTLTEAEKQEAATRKNGYYQDLIARFSPDDLFDGVRDLLLAAKAAGLKLGVASASRNAPTLLTRLGIIDLFDHVADAGAIPNPKPAPDIFLSVAKALDVPPPACLGVEDSMAGITAIKAAGMPALGIGDPAILTEADEVIGHIREFRLDRFVRPA, encoded by the coding sequence GTGCGTGCCGATGCCGGGGATGGCTGGACCATCCGGGTTGCCGGGTTCAATCCGGAAACCGCGGCGCGTGACGAAAGCCTGTTCGCGCTGGCCAATGGCGCGCTGGGCGTGCGTGGCGGCATTGATGGCGTGGACAGTGCCAGCGACGGTGCCTTCCTGGCGGCCTTCTTCGAGCAGGCGCCGATCCATTATCATGAGAAATTCACCGGCTTCGCGCTTTCCACCGATACCCGCGTGCCGGTGGCCGATGCCAAGCATGTGCGGATCGTGCTGGACGGGGAAACTGTCACACTGACACCGGATGCCGGCCTGGTCCGCGAGCTGGACCTGTCCACGGGCCGGTTCCGCACCGCCATGCGCTACAAGGCCAAGGGTGGTACGGTGGAGATCACCACCGACCGTCTGGTCAGCCTTGCACGCCCCGGCCTGCTGGCCCTGCGCCTGATCATTCGGTCCCTGGAATATACCGGCCCCGTCACCCTGCTGTCGGACCTGCGCTGGGGCCGCCGGGCGGAGGGGCAAGGCGATGACCCGCGCATCGGTGTCTCGCTGGGGGCCGGTGGGGTAGACAGTTTTCCGGTGGAACAGGATGGCATCCCCGCCGCCCTGCACCAGACGGCCCGCCTGTCACGCCGCACCTGCGTTCTGCGCCAGGGTCATTTGTCTGGTCACGGTCTGTCATCAGACCAACCCTTCCTGACGCTCGACAGCATCAGTCAGGCCTTCCATGCCGACCTGACGCCGGGAACCGGGGTCGAACTGGTGAAGTTCGCCGCCTATGCCTGGGCCGATACGGATGAGGATATTGCCGGCCTGACCGCCGATGCCGGCGCCATACTGGCCGGTGCTCACGCCGCCGGCTGGGACGCATTGGCAAAGGAACAGGCCGATGATCTGGCGCGCTTCTGGGCCGATGCCGATGTGGTGATCGATGGCGATGCGGGCCTGCAGCAGGCCATCCGCTTCAACCTGTTCCACCTGTACCAATCGACGGGCCGCGACGGTGCCACCTCCATCGCGGCCAAGGGCCTGACGGGGGAAGGGTACGAGGGCCATTATTTCTGGGACACAGAAACCTTCATCCTGCCCGTGCTGGCCTTCACGGCCCCGCATCTGGCCCGGCGCATGCTGGAATATCGCATCGGCCGGCTGGACCGCGCCCGCGCCCATGCGCGTGGCATGGGGCACAGCGCCGGGGCCCTGTTCCCCTGGCGCACTATCGCTGGCGATGAATGTTCGGCCCACTACCCCAGCGGCTCGGCACAGTATCACATCAATGCCGACATCGCCTTCGCCGCCCGCCTCTATGAAGAAGCGACCGGCGACAGCGCCTTCCTTTATGCCCAGGCCGCCGAGATGCTGTTCGAAACGGCCCGCATCTGGCCGCAGGTGGGGCATTTCAACGCCCGCAAGGGCGGGGCCTTCACCATTCATGAGGTGACGGGACCGGACGAGTATACCGCACTCGTAAACAATAATTTCTACACCAACGCCATGGCCGCCGCCCATTTGGGCCATGCCGCCGATCTCTATCGACGCATGGGCAACGAGGCACCCGACCAACTCGCCGCCCTCGCCACCCGCATCGGCCTGACCGATGAAGAGGTGGCCCTGTGGCGGCGGGCAGCGGACGCCATGTATCTGCCCACCGACCCCGACCTGGGGATCAGTCCGCAGGATGATGATTTCCTGTCTAAGCCGGTCTGGCCCTTCGCCGACACACCCGCCGACAAATATCCCCTGCTGCTTCACTATCACCCGCTCGCCATCTATCGACATCAGGTGTGCAAGCAGGCCGATGTGGTCCTGGCCATGCTGCTGGCCGGCGACCGCTTCACGCCCGCCCTGAAGCGTCGCAATTTCGATTATTACGAAGCCGTAACGGTGCATGACAGCACACTGTCACCCAGCAGTTACGGCATCCTGGCTGCGGAACTGGGCGACAGCGAGAAGGCCATTCGTTACTTTACCGAAACAGCCCGCATCGACCTGGATGACCTGCATGGCAATGCCAGCCATGGCGTGCATATGGCGGCCATGGCCGGAAGCTGGCTGGGCATCGCCTGGGGTTTTGGCGGCTTGCGCTGGCAGGGAGGCATCGCCCGCTTTGCCCCCATCCTGCCCCCCGGCTGGACCCGCTATGGCTTCGGCATCGCCTGGCAGGGTCGCCGCCTGCGGGTGACGGTTGATCAGGTGGGCACCACCTATCGCCTGCTGTCGGGCGATGCCCTGACCATCCATCACCAGGTCGCACCCGTCATCCTGACGACCGGCCAGGATACAGCCATTGCCCATAGCCCCTTCCCCGCCCCGGTCAAGGCCATCATCTTCGACCTGGATGGCGTGCTGACCGACACGGCAGAGGGCCATTATCAGGCTTGGCAGCGTCTGGCGGACGAACTGGACGTACCCTTCGACCGGGAAAAGAACGAAGCGCTGAAGGGCATCGACCGCATGGGCAGCCTGGAACGCATCCTGGCCGACAGCGGTAGAACCCTGACCGAAGCAGAGAAGCAGGAAGCCGCGACCCGTAAGAACGGCTATTACCAGGACCTGATCGCAAGATTCAGCCCCGACGATCTGTTCGACGGCGTGCGCGACCTGCTGCTGGCGGCTAAGGCAGCCGGGCTGAAACTGGGCGTGGCATCGGCCAGCCGCAACGCCCCCACGCTTCTCACCCGCCTCGGCATCATCGACCTGTTCGACCATGTCGCCGATGCGGGTGCCATCCCCAATCCGAAGCCCGCCCCAGACATTTTCCTGTCCGTGGCCAAGGCCCTGGATGTCCCCCCGCCCGCGTGCCTGGGCGTGGAGGACAGCATGGCCGGGATCACCGCCATCAAGGCCGCCGGCATGCCGGCGCTCGGCATCGGTGATCCCGCCATCCTGACCGAAGCCGATGAGGTCATCGGCCATATACGCGAATTCCGGCTGGACCGTTTCGTCCGCCCGGCATGA
- a CDS encoding TonB-dependent receptor, which produces MTKFDKKLLTGAAFAALLLPAIGAAQAQDAQQGGLLEEIIVTGVARSDGIKKLDASFSITTADAEAIAEQQPASTADLLKIVPGVWVESSSGTSGANIDVRGFPGGGDAPFITVQLDGSPLFPPPTLSFLENSTLFRLDDTVERVEVLRGGPSPIFSNGQPGATINFIQRKGKEDPEGSLKLTVGDEGLYRFDTYYQGALDKDLLFSVGGFYRTSDGIRDTEFPADRGGQVSGNITKVLENGEVTFYGRYTDDKNAFYTAIPLLSSNNGKTIKEFPGFDAGKGTFLGNELRNVVLEVTPGATPGTIRRDFADGRGVKAAVVGNTIDLTFGEWTVSNKMNYLKGQADTRGLFTGANPQTLGSFISGQIASANANAAVVAAAGRTATAGSASFANGGAAITDLNMQVITAGLWSVDKDIESFTDDIRFSREIFDGNTITIGAYFADYSSKDLWYLGNNVLMTATPNAKLINLTLNNGAKVTRNGFVGTSFFDVNASYNGQNVAAFIADEWALTDDLRIDVGGRVERQKVNATLENVSTMDLDGNPLTLANNATSVLNGSFRTLDYANTETSWTAGVNYYLTGDLSVFGRLNSGFKFPQFDNLRDGQDQMQKIDQQEVGLKTRTSDYAAYVTFFHNKFEGLPFQQFIINPDGSQTQLTRIGGSKAYGVEFELMVMPVENLNLALRGNYQKGEFKDFGPNSGNQVQRQPKIQFTFSPSYDVPMDWGKLRFFASYNYTGARWADVENAQRLPSFDTIDAGISADIGDDVTVMLSGTNLTDELGLTEGNARIIGGANTSGVFMGRPIFGRNVKMSVATKF; this is translated from the coding sequence ATGACTAAGTTTGACAAGAAGCTGCTGACGGGCGCCGCCTTCGCGGCCCTGCTGCTGCCCGCCATCGGTGCGGCCCAGGCACAGGACGCCCAGCAGGGTGGCCTGCTGGAAGAAATCATCGTCACCGGCGTGGCGCGCTCCGACGGTATCAAGAAGCTGGATGCCAGCTTCTCCATCACCACCGCCGATGCCGAGGCCATTGCGGAACAGCAGCCCGCCAGCACCGCTGACCTCCTGAAGATCGTCCCCGGCGTCTGGGTTGAAAGCTCTTCGGGCACGTCCGGCGCGAATATCGACGTGCGCGGTTTCCCCGGCGGCGGGGACGCGCCCTTCATCACGGTACAGTTGGACGGCTCGCCCCTGTTCCCGCCGCCCACCCTTTCCTTCCTGGAAAACAGCACCCTGTTCCGCCTGGACGACACGGTGGAGCGGGTGGAGGTGCTGCGCGGCGGCCCGTCGCCCATCTTCTCCAATGGTCAGCCGGGCGCCACCATCAATTTCATTCAGCGCAAAGGCAAGGAGGACCCCGAAGGCAGCCTGAAGCTAACCGTGGGGGATGAGGGCCTGTACCGGTTCGACACCTATTACCAGGGCGCCCTGGATAAGGACCTGCTGTTCTCGGTCGGCGGCTTCTACCGCACGTCGGACGGTATCCGCGACACCGAATTCCCCGCCGATCGCGGCGGTCAGGTCAGCGGCAACATCACCAAGGTCCTGGAAAACGGCGAGGTCACCTTCTACGGCCGCTATACCGACGACAAGAACGCCTTCTACACCGCCATTCCGCTGCTCTCCTCCAACAATGGCAAGACCATCAAGGAGTTTCCGGGTTTCGATGCCGGCAAGGGTACTTTCCTGGGCAATGAGCTGCGCAATGTCGTGCTGGAGGTCACCCCTGGCGCCACGCCCGGCACCATCCGCCGCGATTTCGCCGACGGCCGTGGCGTGAAGGCGGCGGTCGTGGGCAATACGATCGACCTGACCTTTGGGGAGTGGACAGTCAGCAACAAGATGAACTACCTGAAGGGTCAGGCCGATACGCGTGGCCTGTTCACGGGCGCCAACCCGCAGACCTTGGGCAGCTTCATCAGTGGTCAGATCGCCTCGGCCAACGCCAACGCCGCCGTTGTCGCCGCCGCCGGCCGCACCGCCACGGCGGGTTCGGCCAGCTTCGCCAATGGCGGGGCGGCCATCACCGACCTGAACATGCAGGTGATCACCGCCGGCCTCTGGTCAGTGGACAAGGATATCGAAAGCTTCACTGACGATATCCGTTTCAGCCGGGAGATTTTCGACGGCAACACCATCACCATCGGCGCCTATTTTGCCGATTATTCGTCAAAGGATCTCTGGTACCTGGGCAACAACGTCCTGATGACGGCCACACCCAATGCCAAGCTGATCAACCTGACCCTCAACAATGGTGCCAAGGTCACCCGCAATGGCTTTGTCGGCACCTCCTTCTTCGATGTCAACGCCTCCTATAACGGCCAGAATGTCGCCGCCTTCATCGCCGATGAATGGGCGCTGACCGACGATCTGCGCATCGATGTTGGTGGCCGCGTCGAACGGCAGAAGGTCAATGCGACGCTGGAAAACGTGTCGACCATGGACCTGGACGGCAACCCGCTGACGCTCGCCAACAACGCCACATCCGTCCTCAATGGCAGCTTCCGCACGCTGGACTATGCCAACACGGAAACCTCCTGGACGGCGGGCGTGAACTATTATCTGACGGGCGACCTGTCGGTGTTCGGCCGCCTGAACAGCGGTTTCAAGTTCCCGCAATTCGACAATCTGCGTGACGGTCAGGACCAGATGCAGAAGATCGACCAGCAGGAAGTCGGTCTGAAGACCCGCACCTCCGACTATGCCGCGTATGTCACTTTCTTCCATAACAAGTTCGAAGGCCTGCCCTTCCAGCAGTTCATCATCAACCCGGACGGGTCGCAGACGCAGCTGACCCGCATCGGCGGTTCCAAGGCCTATGGCGTGGAATTCGAACTGATGGTCATGCCGGTGGAAAACCTGAACCTGGCCCTGCGCGGTAACTACCAGAAGGGCGAATTCAAGGATTTCGGCCCCAACAGCGGCAATCAGGTGCAGCGTCAGCCGAAGATCCAGTTCACCTTCTCGCCGTCTTATGACGTGCCGATGGATTGGGGCAAGCTGCGCTTCTTCGCCAGCTACAACTACACCGGTGCTCGTTGGGCCGATGTGGAGAACGCCCAGCGTCTGCCCAGCTTCGACACGATCGACGCCGGCATCTCTGCCGATATCGGCGATGACGTGACGGTCATGCTGTCGGGCACCAACCTGACAGACGAGTTGGGCCTGACCGAAGGCAATGCCCGCATCATCGGAGGTGCGAACACCAGCGGCGTGTTCATGGGCCGCCCGATCTTCGGGCGTAACGTGAAGATGTCGGTGGCGACGAAGTTCTGA
- a CDS encoding MFS transporter gives MRNGRAVLAVGLTYVVFAMLLNSVGTVILQSIQSFGVTKLEAGRLEAYKDLPIAITSFIVASFMPRIGYRRAMIAALVLQGLAAALMPFLSSFWAMKLMFFCIGVGFAHVKVAAYSSIGLLTRDKQGHASLTNTIEGVFMLGVLGSYWLFSLFVNHDNPADPSWLNVYWVLSAIAFAAAALWAVTPLDESEAQAPDAKPGIRQMARLAVTPIAVVFLASAFLYVLIEQAIGTWLPTFNAEVLHLPAAMSIQATSIFAAGIALGRLGAGVALARIGWFPFLVGCLVAMTALVLLTLPLAKGVQPMAEANWVAAPIAAFMLPLIGLFMAPIYPVINSVILSALPKHDHAAMTGLIVVFSALGGTFGSFVTGFLFDRLGGHTAFYMALVPMGAIAVTLFLLNRRTRAAG, from the coding sequence ATGCGCAACGGACGGGCGGTACTGGCGGTGGGATTGACCTATGTGGTCTTTGCCATGCTGCTGAATTCGGTGGGCACGGTCATCCTGCAATCGATCCAGAGCTTTGGCGTGACCAAGCTGGAGGCGGGGCGGCTGGAGGCCTACAAGGACCTGCCCATCGCCATCACCAGCTTCATCGTGGCCAGCTTCATGCCCCGCATTGGCTATCGCCGCGCCATGATCGCCGCCCTGGTGCTGCAGGGGCTGGCGGCGGCCCTGATGCCGTTCCTTTCTTCCTTCTGGGCCATGAAGCTGATGTTCTTCTGCATCGGGGTCGGCTTTGCGCATGTGAAGGTGGCGGCCTATTCCTCCATCGGCCTGTTGACCCGGGATAAACAGGGCCATGCCAGCCTGACCAACACGATTGAGGGCGTTTTCATGCTGGGCGTGCTGGGCAGCTACTGGCTCTTCAGCCTGTTCGTGAATCACGACAATCCCGCCGATCCCTCCTGGCTGAATGTCTATTGGGTCCTGTCCGCCATCGCCTTTGCCGCCGCCGCCCTCTGGGCCGTCACGCCCCTGGATGAGAGCGAGGCGCAGGCCCCCGATGCCAAGCCCGGCATCCGGCAGATGGCGCGCCTGGCCGTCACGCCCATCGCGGTCGTGTTCCTGGCGTCGGCCTTCCTTTATGTCCTGATCGAACAGGCCATCGGCACCTGGCTGCCCACCTTCAATGCAGAGGTGCTGCATCTGCCCGCCGCCATGTCGATCCAGGCGACCAGCATCTTCGCCGCCGGCATCGCGCTGGGCCGGCTGGGGGCGGGCGTGGCGCTGGCCCGGATCGGCTGGTTCCCGTTCCTGGTCGGTTGTCTGGTCGCCATGACGGCTTTGGTCCTGCTGACCTTGCCGCTGGCAAAGGGCGTGCAACCGATGGCAGAGGCCAACTGGGTGGCCGCCCCCATCGCCGCCTTCATGCTGCCTTTGATCGGCCTGTTCATGGCGCCGATCTATCCGGTGATCAATTCGGTGATCCTGTCGGCCCTGCCCAAGCATGATCATGCGGCCATGACCGGCCTGATCGTGGTGTTCTCCGCGCTTGGCGGCACCTTCGGCTCCTTCGTCACCGGCTTCCTGTTCGACCGGCTGGGCGGCCACACGGCCTTCTACATGGCGCTTGTGCCCATGGGTGCCATCGCCGTGACGCTGTTCCTGCTCAACCGGCGGACGCGGGCGGCGGGGTAA
- a CDS encoding HutD/Ves family protein, whose amino-acid sequence MSGVLLRAADRAWTAWKNGGGETATVALFPENADLSDFDWRISIARVDGDGPFSAFPGIDRTLTILSGGSMALNGHVLTPDSAPFAFDGELPVQAVVSGGPVHDLNVMTRRGRFSHSVARVRGPVALGGVPAVRLLLALDAGYRGLSRWDALMVGPEDVATVTGEGVGLLVVITGL is encoded by the coding sequence ATGAGCGGGGTATTGCTGCGCGCGGCGGATCGCGCCTGGACAGCATGGAAGAATGGCGGGGGCGAGACGGCGACGGTCGCTTTGTTCCCGGAAAATGCGGACCTGTCGGATTTCGACTGGCGTATTTCCATCGCGCGGGTGGATGGGGATGGCCCGTTCTCCGCCTTTCCCGGCATCGACCGGACGCTGACCATCCTGTCGGGCGGGTCCATGGCGCTGAATGGCCATGTGCTGACGCCCGACAGCGCGCCGTTTGCGTTTGACGGGGAACTGCCGGTGCAGGCCGTGGTGAGTGGCGGGCCAGTGCATGATCTGAACGTCATGACACGGCGGGGCCGTTTCAGCCATTCCGTGGCACGCGTGCGGGGGCCGGTGGCGCTGGGCGGGGTGCCGGCGGTACGGCTGCTGCTGGCGCTGGACGCGGGCTATAGGGGCTTGAGCCGTTGGGATGCCCTTATGGTCGGGCCGGAGGATGTGGCGACGGTGACCGGTGAGGGGGTGGGGCTGCTGGTGGTGATTACGGGGTTGTAG
- the hutC gene encoding histidine utilization repressor translates to MSMAENAAPLHARIRADIEGAILSGTLKPGDRIPFEHELMAQYGCARMTVNKALTGLVEAGLLDRRKRAGTFVSRPQIHMAALAIPDIQAEVTGRGQIYRLELLSRDVLPAASVDPDRMRPPRGAKVLALTCRHLADGVPFAVEERLISLKAVPDAATVDFTQVAPGSWLLAHVPWTEAEHRITAAPAGRLAGALGVEEGTACLILDRRTWRGDQPITHVRQVFPGEGFDLVARFTGATGGAA, encoded by the coding sequence ATGAGCATGGCCGAGAACGCCGCACCGCTGCATGCCCGTATCCGGGCCGATATCGAAGGGGCGATCCTGTCGGGCACCCTGAAGCCCGGCGACCGTATCCCGTTTGAACATGAGCTGATGGCCCAGTATGGCTGCGCGCGCATGACAGTGAACAAGGCGCTGACGGGACTGGTGGAGGCGGGGCTGCTGGACCGGCGTAAGCGGGCCGGGACCTTCGTGTCCCGCCCGCAGATCCATATGGCAGCCCTGGCCATCCCCGATATCCAGGCGGAAGTGACGGGGCGGGGGCAGATCTACCGCCTGGAATTGCTGTCGCGCGACGTGTTACCGGCAGCGTCGGTCGATCCCGACCGGATGCGGCCGCCACGCGGGGCCAAGGTGCTGGCGCTCACCTGCCGGCATCTGGCCGATGGCGTGCCCTTTGCCGTGGAGGAACGGTTGATCAGCCTGAAGGCCGTGCCGGACGCGGCGACCGTGGATTTTACGCAGGTGGCGCCGGGGTCCTGGCTGCTGGCACATGTGCCGTGGACAGAAGCCGAGCATCGCATCACCGCCGCCCCCGCCGGGCGGTTGGCGGGGGCGTTGGGGGTGGAAGAGGGCACGGCCTGCCTGATCCTGGACCGCCGCACCTGGCGCGGGGATCAGCCGATCACCCATGTGCGGCAGGTATTTCCGGGCGAAGGCTTTGATCTGGTGGCGCGGTTTACCGGGGCGACCGGGGGTGCGGCATGA
- a CDS encoding formimidoylglutamate deiminase, translating to MAGFWFQQALLPGGWADGVRMVEQGGVIAAVTAGTAPEPTDERHAIALPGLPNLHSHAFQRGMAGLAEVRGPGEDSFWTWREVMYRFAHRIGPDEMQAIAAMAFVEMLEGGFTRVGEFHYIHQDVDGAAYANPAEMGAKLAAAAAETGIALTLLPVLYQYGGFGGQAPGPGQKRFLNSIDGFARVVEASRAAVATLPDGLVGVAPHSLRAVTPESLSFVPALAAGGPIHIHIAEQIKEVADCHAWSGQRPVAWLFDHADVDGQWCLVHATHMDAAETAKLAASGAVAGLCPITEANLGDGIFNGRDYQAAGGLFGIGSDSNVLIDAAEELRSMEYAQRLAHRARNVLGRADTPSTGRVLFEGALAGGARALGQKDVGLTVGAAADFVTLDATQPSLAARRGDALLDGFIFAGQRMVDGVWRRGRRVVSGGRHIVRDAVAARYRLALGTILS from the coding sequence ATGGCCGGGTTCTGGTTCCAGCAGGCGCTGCTGCCGGGCGGATGGGCGGATGGGGTGCGGATGGTGGAGCAGGGCGGGGTAATCGCCGCCGTTACTGCGGGCACGGCCCCGGAACCCACCGATGAACGCCACGCCATCGCCCTGCCCGGCCTGCCCAACCTGCATTCCCATGCCTTTCAGCGGGGGATGGCGGGGTTGGCGGAGGTGCGGGGGCCGGGGGAGGATAGTTTCTGGACCTGGCGGGAGGTGATGTATCGCTTCGCCCATCGGATCGGCCCGGATGAGATGCAGGCCATCGCCGCCATGGCCTTTGTCGAGATGCTGGAGGGCGGGTTCACGCGGGTGGGGGAGTTCCACTATATCCACCAGGATGTGGATGGTGCCGCCTATGCCAACCCGGCGGAAATGGGGGCAAAGCTGGCCGCCGCCGCCGCGGAAACGGGGATCGCCCTGACCCTGCTGCCGGTTCTGTACCAGTATGGCGGCTTCGGCGGGCAGGCGCCGGGGCCGGGGCAGAAGCGGTTCCTCAACAGCATAGACGGTTTCGCGCGCGTGGTGGAGGCCAGCCGGGCGGCGGTGGCCACATTGCCCGACGGTCTGGTGGGGGTGGCGCCGCACAGCCTGCGCGCCGTTACGCCGGAAAGCCTGTCCTTTGTTCCCGCCCTGGCGGCGGGTGGCCCCATCCATATCCATATCGCCGAGCAGATCAAGGAGGTGGCCGATTGCCATGCCTGGAGCGGGCAGCGGCCTGTGGCCTGGTTGTTCGATCATGCCGATGTCGATGGGCAATGGTGTCTGGTGCATGCCACGCACATGGACGCGGCGGAGACGGCGAAGCTGGCGGCCAGCGGGGCTGTGGCGGGATTATGCCCCATCACAGAGGCCAATCTGGGCGATGGTATTTTCAACGGGCGGGATTATCAGGCGGCGGGCGGGCTGTTCGGGATCGGGTCGGACAGCAATGTCCTGATCGATGCGGCAGAAGAACTGCGAAGCATGGAATATGCCCAGCGTCTGGCCCACCGGGCACGCAATGTGCTGGGCCGTGCCGATACGCCATCGACGGGGCGGGTGCTGTTTGAGGGCGCGCTGGCCGGCGGTGCACGGGCGCTGGGGCAGAAGGATGTTGGCCTGACTGTGGGCGCGGCGGCGGACTTTGTGACCCTAGATGCGACACAGCCCAGTCTGGCGGCCCGACGCGGCGACGCCCTGCTGGACGGGTTCATCTTTGCAGGGCAGCGCATGGTCGACGGGGTTTGGCGACGGGGCCGGCGCGTGGTAAGCGGGGGCCGCCATATCGTGCGCGACGCCGTCGCCGCGCGTTACCGTCTGGCGCTGGGAACCATCCTGTCATGA